From the Synechococcus sp. UW179A genome, one window contains:
- a CDS encoding DUF1651 domain-containing protein yields MEAWLADREKYWICHFHRDPKSWVKDVMVFVDHGRAMPGNEPALLKSRRSMRYEDAVILWKQLQTLGWTVSEAVW; encoded by the coding sequence ATGGAAGCCTGGTTGGCGGATCGTGAAAAGTATTGGATCTGCCACTTTCATCGTGATCCCAAGTCTTGGGTGAAGGACGTCATGGTGTTCGTTGATCATGGACGGGCAATGCCCGGTAACGAACCTGCATTGCTGAAGAGCCGAAGGTCAATGAGATATGAGGACGCTGTGATCCTCTGGAAGCAGCTCCAGACCCTTGGGTGGACCGTCTCTGAAGCTGTCTGGTGA
- a CDS encoding DUF3598 family protein — MHDPRAALLQHNSGHWKGCFIRLGSSGKEEDRFPTSLQVEERDGVIENCLTYRSTGQQRSMNFENVPFTMQVNSHGAWSLGPSAITPLAWVGELSVVHGEERRRVVARHGFHGLDQVVYIVETKAGGEPTTPAQPLQCTTRTSGNWMIWQPESNVELLLDARDRQMGDATACGLRWISPQGQTHQIVRRYDTSGYLENLSEAELWR; from the coding sequence ATGCATGACCCCCGCGCTGCACTCCTGCAGCACAACAGCGGACACTGGAAGGGTTGTTTCATTCGGCTTGGCAGCAGCGGCAAGGAGGAAGATCGTTTCCCGACATCGCTTCAGGTTGAGGAACGCGATGGTGTGATTGAAAACTGCCTCACCTACCGGTCCACCGGTCAGCAGCGGTCGATGAATTTCGAAAACGTGCCTTTCACCATGCAGGTGAATTCACATGGAGCATGGTCACTTGGCCCGAGTGCGATCACTCCGCTCGCTTGGGTGGGAGAACTGAGCGTTGTCCATGGCGAAGAGCGGCGGCGGGTTGTTGCACGCCATGGATTCCATGGTCTCGATCAGGTTGTCTACATCGTTGAAACAAAAGCAGGCGGCGAACCCACAACACCAGCACAGCCGCTGCAGTGCACAACAAGGACCAGCGGCAACTGGATGATCTGGCAACCAGAGTCGAATGTTGAGCTGTTGCTCGATGCGAGAGATCGGCAGATGGGAGATGCCACGGCCTGTGGCCTGCGCTGGATCAGTCCCCAGGGTCAGACCCATCAGATCGTGCGGCGCTACGACACCAGTGGATACCTCGAGAACCTCTCGGAAGCAGAGCTCTGGAGATGA
- a CDS encoding chlorophyll a/b-binding protein yields the protein MSSSASTQDQWYQEAAASQIKGERLVRAELLNGRVAMIGFAVGVLTEALTGHGIISQITFGVLGLS from the coding sequence ATGAGCTCCTCAGCCTCCACCCAAGATCAGTGGTATCAAGAAGCAGCTGCGAGCCAGATCAAAGGCGAGCGTCTTGTGCGTGCAGAACTGTTGAATGGTCGCGTCGCAATGATCGGCTTCGCCGTCGGTGTGCTCACCGAAGCACTGACAGGTCACGGCATCATCAGCCAGATCACTTTCGGGGTGTTAGGCCTCAGCTGA